A single genomic interval of Spirosoma taeanense harbors:
- a CDS encoding glycoside hydrolase family 130 protein, with product MNFPTDLIIFGPNDIDLQSSPLRTSIQAETYVLGAFNPGLTRLPNGNLLIMIRVAEALRQPIVGTHIHAIRWDPEQGYVLDEYPLDDVNAADPRKFQLLNHPVRIMALTSLSWLLPVELNVDGTEVRHIHYDKIIAPRKSYQEYGVEDARISKIEDTYYMTTCSVSAERHSTTLYTSTDGLNYDLQGIILDHQNKDMLLFEGKVNGKFYALTRPLGDLYFAYPPGSPYLPGPAMHLAQSPDALHWKPTDAPFIRGRKGSTSTAKIGGGTQPILTDQGWLLLYHGVERQGIVGIYRTFWALLDANDPSRILRLEDQTPVLESRPDLLHELKDQMYLSDVVFTTGILDAGDHYIVASGEVDLACRITHMPKEVFT from the coding sequence ATGAATTTCCCAACCGACCTGATCATCTTCGGCCCCAACGATATTGACCTTCAGAGTTCCCCCCTGCGTACGTCCATTCAGGCCGAAACATACGTGCTGGGCGCTTTCAATCCGGGCCTGACCCGGCTACCAAACGGGAATCTGCTCATCATGATCCGGGTTGCCGAAGCGCTTCGGCAACCCATTGTGGGTACGCATATTCATGCTATTCGCTGGGACCCGGAACAGGGTTACGTTCTGGACGAGTATCCGCTCGACGATGTCAATGCCGCCGACCCCCGGAAATTCCAGTTACTGAATCACCCGGTTCGAATCATGGCCCTGACGTCGCTCTCCTGGCTGCTGCCGGTTGAACTGAACGTAGACGGAACGGAGGTGCGCCACATTCATTACGATAAAATCATTGCGCCCCGCAAGTCGTATCAGGAATACGGCGTGGAAGATGCCCGCATCAGCAAGATCGAGGATACCTATTACATGACCACCTGCTCGGTTAGTGCCGAGCGCCACAGCACGACGCTTTACACCTCGACCGATGGGTTGAATTATGACTTGCAGGGTATCATTCTGGATCACCAGAACAAGGATATGCTGCTCTTCGAGGGCAAGGTAAACGGCAAGTTTTACGCCCTTACCCGACCGCTTGGCGATCTGTACTTTGCCTATCCGCCCGGTAGCCCCTACCTGCCCGGACCCGCCATGCATCTGGCCCAATCGCCGGACGCGCTCCACTGGAAACCAACCGATGCGCCATTCATCCGGGGACGTAAAGGCTCAACGTCCACGGCTAAAATCGGGGGCGGAACCCAGCCTATCCTGACCGATCAGGGCTGGCTGCTGCTCTACCACGGTGTCGAACGGCAGGGCATTGTTGGTATCTACCGAACGTTCTGGGCGCTACTGGACGCGAATGATCCCTCGCGCATTCTCCGGCTCGAAGACCAGACACCCGTACTCGAATCCCGCCCGGATTTACTGCATGAACTAAAAGATCAGATGTATCTCTCGGATGTCGTTTTCACAACGGGCATTCTCGACGCAGGCGACCACTATATTGTGGCCTCCGGCGAAGTCGACCTGGCCTGCCGGATTACCCATATGCCGAAAGAAGTGTTTACGTAA
- a CDS encoding SDR family oxidoreductase, translating to MEARNAHTKVEPLEGKRILITGGTTGIGQAIAILLGSYKARIFTLGRHQEQLDEALSRIREVGGQADGIVADLSKQEDVERVFRQADRVLGGIDMFISNAALAGESIADMDNAGWRNVVETNLLGYMACTKEAVSRMQAQKKGHIVFIGSMSADVRESGSSVYVATKAAIQGFAEALRKEVNETGIKVCLIEPGKVKSDIHGTTADEQKAEIAKEEMLLAEDIAVAVHYVVTQPHRCDVVSMQIRPHMQLI from the coding sequence ATGGAAGCACGTAACGCACACACAAAAGTTGAACCGCTGGAAGGTAAACGAATTCTGATAACGGGCGGAACGACGGGTATTGGTCAGGCAATTGCCATTTTACTCGGCTCCTATAAAGCCCGGATTTTTACGCTCGGCCGCCATCAGGAACAGTTAGACGAAGCCCTGAGCCGAATTCGGGAAGTTGGCGGACAGGCCGATGGTATCGTTGCGGACTTATCGAAGCAGGAGGATGTCGAACGCGTGTTTCGGCAGGCCGATCGGGTTCTGGGCGGTATCGACATGTTTATCAGCAACGCGGCTCTGGCCGGTGAATCCATCGCCGACATGGACAATGCGGGCTGGCGTAACGTCGTCGAAACGAATCTGCTGGGGTACATGGCCTGCACCAAGGAAGCCGTTAGCCGGATGCAGGCGCAGAAAAAAGGCCATATTGTGTTTATCGGGTCCATGAGCGCTGATGTGCGCGAAAGTGGCAGTTCTGTTTACGTAGCAACGAAAGCCGCGATTCAGGGCTTTGCCGAGGCTTTGCGGAAAGAGGTTAACGAAACCGGGATTAAAGTCTGTCTGATCGAGCCGGGTAAGGTAAAATCGGATATCCACGGAACGACCGCCGATGAGCAGAAAGCGGAGATTGCCAAAGAAGAAATGCTGCTGGCCGAGGACATTGCCGTTGCTGTGCATTACGTCGTGACGCAACCCCACCGCTGCGATGTGGTTTCCATGCAGATCCGGCCGCACATGCAGCTGATTTAA